In a single window of the Rhinolophus ferrumequinum isolate MPI-CBG mRhiFer1 chromosome 21, mRhiFer1_v1.p, whole genome shotgun sequence genome:
- the LOC117013425 gene encoding keratin-associated protein 4-2-like, protein MVNSRCGSVCSDQGCGQGCCQETCCRPTCCQTTCCRTTCCRPSCCVSSCCRPSCCVSSCCRPQCCQSVCCQPTCCRPTCCQTTCCRPSCCVSSCCRPTCCQTTCCRTTCCRPNCCVSSCCRPQCYQSVCCQPTCCRPTCCQTTCCRPSCCRPVCCQTTCCRTTCCRPSSCGSSCC, encoded by the coding sequence ATGGTCAACTCCCGTTGTGGCTCCGTCTGCTCTGACCAGGGCTGTGGCCAAGGCTGCTGCCAGGAGACCTGCTGCCGTCCCACCTGCTGTCAGACCACCTGCTGCAGGACCACCTGCTGCCGCCCCAGCTGCTGTGTGtccagctgctgccgccccagcTGCTGTGTGTCCAGCTGCTGCAGGCCTCAGTGTTGCCAGTCTGTGTGCTGCCAACCCACTTGCTGTCGTCCCACCTGCTGTCAGACCACCTGTTGCCGCCCCAGCTGCTGTGTGTCCAGCTGCTGCCGTCCCACCTGCTGTCAGACCACCTGCTGCAGGACCACCTGCTGCCGCCCCAACTGCTGTGTGTCCAGCTGCTGCAGGCCCCAGTGTTACCAGTCTGTGTGCTGTCAGCCCACCTGCTGCCGTCCCACCTGCTGTCAGACCACCTGCTGCCGCCCCAGCTGCTGTCGTCCAGTCTGCTGCCAGACCACCTGCTGTAGAACAACCTGCTGCCGCCCCAGCAGCTGTGGCAGTTCTTGCTGCTAA
- the LOC117013206 gene encoding keratin-associated protein 10-4-like, which produces MCCSPCCQPTCCGSSCCGSGCCQPCCRPICCQTTCCRTTCCRPCCRPCCVSSCCQPSCCGSSCCQPCCRPTCCQTTCCRTTCCRPCCVSSCCQPSCCGSSCCQPCCRPTCCQTTCCRTTCCRPCCCCQPCCRPTCCQTTCCRTTCCRPCCRPCCVSSCCQPSCCGSSCCQPCCRPSCCCQPCCQPVCSCPVYVQRTCYHPTCCCVPGCIRYCGSSCCQPCCCNTMCCSPCCQPTCCGSSCCQPCCRPTCCQTTCCKTTCCRPCCVSSCCQPCCCGSSCCQPCCRPTCCQTTCCKTTCCRPCCVSSCCQPCCRPCCVSSCCQPSCCVSICCQPCCRPCCVSSCCQPCCCGSRCCQTCCRPTCCQTTCCRTTCCRPCCVSSCCQPCYRPCCVSSCCQPCCRPCCVSSCCQPCCRPCCVSSCCQPCCCGSSCCQPCCRPCCVSSCCQPCCRPCCVSSCCQPCCCGSSCCQPCCRPTCCQTTCCRPCCVSSCCQPCCRPCCVSSCCQPCCRPCCVSSCCQPSCCGSSCCQPCCRPTCCQTTCCRTTCCRPCCVSSCCQPSC; this is translated from the exons ATGTGCTGCTCCCCTTGCTGCCAGCCCACCTGCTGTGGGTCCAGCTGTTGTGGGTcaggctgctgccagccctgctgccgcCCAATCTGCTGCCAGACCACCTGCTGTAGGACCACCTGCTGCCGTCCCTGCTGCCGTCCCTGCTGTGTGAGCAGCTGCTGTCAGCCCAGCTGCTGtggctccagctgctgccagccctgctgccgcCCTACCTGCTGCCAGACCACCTGCTGTAGGACCACCTGCTGCCGTCCCTGCTGTGTgagcagctgctgccagcccagcTGCTGTGggtccagctgctgccagccctgctgccgcCCTACCTGCTGCCAGACCACCTGTTGTAGGACAACCTGCTGCCGTCCCTGCT gctgctgccagccctgctgccgcCCCACCTGCTGCCAGACCACCTGCTGTAGGACCACCTGCTGCCGTCCCTGCTGCCGTCCCTGCTGTGTgagcagctgctgccagcccagcTGCTGTGGatccagctgctgccagccctgctgccgcCCCAGttgctgctgccagccctgctgccagcCAGTTTGCAGTTGTCCCGTGTACGTCCAGAGAACCTGCTACCACCCCACGTGCTGCTGCGTGCCTGGGTGCATTCGCTATTGCGggtccagctgctgccagccttGCTGCTG TAACACCATGTGCTGCTCCCCTTGCTGCCAGCCCACCTGCTGTGggtccagctgctgccagccctgctgccgaCCTACCTGCTGTCAGACCACCTGCTGTAAGACCACCTGCTGCCGTCCCTGCTGTGTGAGCAGCTGCTGTCAGCCCTGCTGCTGTGggtccagctgctgccagccctgctgccgcCCTACCTGCTGTCAGACCACCTGCTGTAAGACCACCTGCTGCCGCCCTTGCTGTGTgagcagctgctgccagccctgctgccgcCCTTGTTGTGTGAGCAGTTGCTGTCAGCCCAGCTGCTGTGTGTCCATCTGTTGCCAGCCCTGCTGCCGCCCTTGCTGTGTgagcagctgctgccagccctgctgctgtGGGTCCAGATGCTGCCAGACCTGCTGCCGCCCTACCTGCTGCCAGACCACTTGCTGTAGGACCACCTGCTGCCGTCCCTGCTGTGTgagcagctgctgccagccctgctaCCGCCCTTGCTGTGTgagcagctgctgccagccctgctgccgtCCCTGCTGTGTgagcagctgctgccagccctgctgccgtCCCTGCTGTGTgagcagctgctgccagccctgctgctgtgggtccagctgctgccagccctgctgccgtCCCTGCTGTGTgagcagctgctgccagccctgctgccgtCCCTGCTGTGTgagcagctgctgccagccctgctgctgtgggtccagctgctgccagccctgctgccgcCCCACCTGCTGTCAGACCACCTGCTGCCGTCCCTGCTGTGTgagcagctgctgccagccctgctgccgtCCCTGCTGTGTgagcagctgctgccagccctgctgccgcCCTTGCTGTGTgagcagctgctgccagcccagcTGCTGTGggtccagctgctgccagccctgctgccgcCCTACCTGCTGCCAGACCACCTGCTGTAGGACCACCTGCTGCCGTCCCTGCTGTGTGAGCAGCTGCTGTCAGCCTTCCTGCTGA
- the LOC117013205 gene encoding keratin-associated protein 4-7-like: MCCSPCCQPTCCGSSCCGSGCCQPCCRPTCCQTTCCRTTCCRPCCRPCCVSSCCQPSCCGSSCCQPCCQPVCSCPVYVQRTCYHPTCCCVPGCIRYGGSSCCQPCCCYTMCCSPCCQPTCCGSSCCGSGCCQPCCRPTCCQITCCRTTCCRPCCHPCCVSSCCQPSCCGSSCCQPCCRPSCCCQPCCQPVCSCPVYVQRTCYHPTCCCVPGCIRYGGSSCCQPCCC, from the exons ATGTGCTGCTCCCCTTGCTGCCAGCCCACCTGCTGTGGGTCCAGCTGTTGTGGGTcaggctgctgccagccctgctgccgcCCCACCTGCTGTCAGACCACCTGCTGTAGGACCACCTGCTGCCGTCCCTGCTGCCGTCCCTGCTGTGTGAGCAGCTGCTGTCAGCCCAGCTGCTGTGggtccagctgctgccagccctgctgccagcCAGTTTGCAGTTGTCCCGTGTACGTCCAGAGAACCTGCTACCACCCCACGTGCTGCTGCGTGCCTGGGTGCATTCGCTATGGCGggtccagctgctgccagccttGCTGCTGCT ACACCATGTGCTGCTCCCCTTGTTGCCAGCCCACCTGCTGTGGGTCCAGCTGTTGTGGGTcaggctgctgccagccctgctgccgcCCCACCTGCTGCCAGATCACCTGCTGTAGGACCACCTGCTGCCGTCCCTGCTGCCATCCCTGCTGTGTgagcagctgctgccagcccagcTGCTGTGGGTctagctgctgccagccctgctgccgcCCCAGttgctgctgccagccctgctgccagcCAGTTTGCAGTTGTCCCGTTTACGTCCAGAGAACCTGCTACCACCCCACGTGCTGCTGTGTGCCTGGGTGCATTCGCTATGGCGggtccagctgctgccagccttGCTGCTGCTGA
- the LOC117013424 gene encoding keratin-associated protein 4-3-like isoform X2 has product MVNSCCGSTCCRPSCCQTTCCRTTCCRPSCCVSSCCRPSCCGSSCCRPSCCVSSCCRPSCCGSCCCRPTCCISSCCRPSCCVSSCCRPSCCISSCCRPSCCGSSCCGSSCCRPSCCQTTCCRPTCCRPSCCGSSCCCPSCCMYTCCRPVCCQTTCCRTTCCRPSCCGSSCC; this is encoded by the exons ATGGTCAATTCTTGTTGTGGCTCC ACCTGCTGccgccccagctgctgccagACCACCTGCTGCAGGACCACCTGCTGCCGCCCCAGCTGCTGTGTGtccagctgctgccgccccagctgctgtggttccagctgctgccgccccagcTGTTGTGTGtccagctgctgccgccccagcTGCTGTGGTTCCTGCTGCTGCAGGCCCACCTGCTGcatctccagctgctgccgcccctcctgctgtgtgtccagctgctgccgccccagctgctgcatctccagctgctgccgcccctCCTGCTGTGGTTCTAGCTGCTGTGGTAGcagctgctgccgccccagctgctgccagACCACCTGCTGCAGGCCCACCTGCTGCCGCCCCTCCTGCTGtggctccagctgctgctgccccagctgcTGTATGTACACTTGCTGCCGTCCAGTCTGCTGCCAGACCACCTGCTGCCGTACCACCTGCTGTCGCCCCAGCTGCTGTGGATCCTCTTGTTGTTGA
- the LOC117013424 gene encoding keratin-associated protein 4-3-like isoform X1, producing the protein MVNSCCGSVCSDQGCGQGCCQETCCRPSCCQTTCCRTTCCRPSCCVSSCCRPSCCGSSCCRPSCCVSSCCRPSCCGSCCCRPTCCISSCCRPSCCVSSCCRPSCCISSCCRPSCCGSSCCGSSCCRPSCCQTTCCRPTCCRPSCCGSSCCCPSCCMYTCCRPVCCQTTCCRTTCCRPSCCGSSCC; encoded by the coding sequence ATGGTCAATTCTTGTTGTGGCTCCGTCTGCTCTGACCAGGGCTGTGGCCAAGGCTGCTGCCAGGAGACCTGCTGccgccccagctgctgccagACCACCTGCTGCAGGACCACCTGCTGCCGCCCCAGCTGCTGTGTGtccagctgctgccgccccagctgctgtggttccagctgctgccgccccagcTGTTGTGTGtccagctgctgccgccccagcTGCTGTGGTTCCTGCTGCTGCAGGCCCACCTGCTGcatctccagctgctgccgcccctcctgctgtgtgtccagctgctgccgccccagctgctgcatctccagctgctgccgcccctCCTGCTGTGGTTCTAGCTGCTGTGGTAGcagctgctgccgccccagctgctgccagACCACCTGCTGCAGGCCCACCTGCTGCCGCCCCTCCTGCTGtggctccagctgctgctgccccagctgcTGTATGTACACTTGCTGCCGTCCAGTCTGCTGCCAGACCACCTGCTGCCGTACCACCTGCTGTCGCCCCAGCTGCTGTGGATCCTCTTGTTGTTGA